GACTGTTTAAAGCAAATCATGCTATTGGTCAGTGAAGGGTTGAATCCTGGCCTGCTGTAactttttcaatattattattatatttattgtaATTGTATAAATTAaacatcattgttttcataCTTCAGAGTTGATAGAAATAAGTATCAAATTCACATTCCTCTGCCACCAAAGATTGACCCAACAGTCACCATGATGCAGGTATAATACTATTAATGTTGATAAGGTTTGTCTGCTACAAGATGCTCACCCATCAGGTTATGGATGCATGAGTCGCAGTTGCTCTGTCATAGCCACACCAGTTTGATTGGTCATTAAATCTACAGACAGCTTTATGTAACGATGCTAAATTTCATTGACTGGAAACACACATAGCTTATAACATGGTGTGTGCTATTCAGCATGGCAGTAAAGATTAGATGACTTTGAGTTTGTGCTGCAAATGTTTTGACAGTGAATGTAATGGAAGAAACCAACAAGGAGCTGTTGAATTTTACTGTTAGCTTTGAAGACAATTTACCTGTGTTGCAGGCcaacaaaagcaacaaatcTTAATGAAATTGAAAGCAATGAATTGTGTCTTGAGAAATTTTAGGTCTATCTCGAAGAAGTGATATCTTTTCACACAAATCAGCACTGCTACTTAATAAAACACTAGGTTCATGGTTTTAGCTCAGTGTCTGTCCCTTTTTATATAATAAcacaagttattctcgcattctgattggttctcgcttatgatctattagaggacagacgcatagatgacgacagcacttgattcaatttttttttaaatgttttgaattttgaatttgaaccaatcgcaattctttgctaagcatagcaaccaatcagtttgcttcattttgtatagacataagatcacgtcagtgctattttcgtgtccgacaaagtggcaaaatttgaaataaaaaggcattttttttctgcatattttaattttttatgatataaaaaagatagattccatgttgccatgcgtctgttagtaatagatcacagaggatatcaaaatgtggtaagaacatcagtaaCACACTcagctgcgcctcgtgtgccacttttttgttcttaccacattttgacgtcatctgtgatctattactgaacagacgcatggcaacatggaatctatttgttaaattgatGCATGTGGTAGTATGCTAATCACTCAACGAGCTAGAGTCGCACTTGGGTATTTGCTTATGATAGTTACTCTTATGCTACTTTCATGCTTACCAACCTCCCacatgcatccataactcaatAGTTGCATGTTAACCGTGAACcaataagaattatttttatacattgtAGTCACCATCTGTCTTTTCATTGGCTAAGAGCCTACAGTTAATTCTGGGAAACAGCGCAACCTACAGATTATTCACTAATCTGTACCTCTCGGTAAGTGTTATCAgcctcagccttcggcttcggTTGATAACACTTACCTTGACCTTGATTATTccggatatcacaaaaacctcatccaataattgtttattattattgtgaattAGTTATTCTTGGAGTaataattgataattatttatagGTTGAGGAAAAACCAGATGTGACTTACTCTGATGTTGGAGGGTGTAAAGAGCAGATTGAGAAGCTTCGAGAAGTTGTTGAAATTCCTCTACTTCATGTACGAAACATCAATGTTTTTCGTCTGTGGAATGATAATGGCataattttttcataatttttatcatgatTTTATACTTTAGtgtaaataatttgtaatatatataattatagtaGAGCGTATAACTTCTTGTTACATATTAGTTTCATTTAACAGATGCTACTCTGAAGAAATGCTGTTAATaaatcgttattattattattattattactattattattattatgattattattattatgataaaGGCAGGGAGTGGGAGGGCTAaccacaataatattatttactgTACAGTAGTTATAACATATTTTCCCTCCCTTGGAGAAAAGTTGTGGGGTGGGGGTTGGGGAGAGAGCATAACATGATATCAAGGTGACTCTCCCCTTGACATGATTTGGACTTTGttaatcaaagaaaattgctTGCTTTTGGGGATGTAAGTAGAGGAGAAGGTGAAAGAgacatttgtttatttttgttttttgttatgtATGAGAATCTTCACCATATATTTTgaagcaaaggaaaataaaaattaaagtgttttgaaaaatttttaaccacTATAAATCACAGCATAAGTGTTGAACTTGTTTACAACTGAAGTGAACGGTAgctgtctttttctttttccttgctGTATTTCTCTTTTAGCCTGAACGGTTTGTGAATTTAGGAATAGAGCCACCAAAAGGAGTTCTTCTATTTGGTCCCCCTGGCACTGGAAAGACGCTGTGTGCAAGGGCTGTTGCAAACAGAACAGATGcttgttttatcagagtaatTGGCTCTGAACTTGTACAGAAGTATGTTGGAGAGGTGAGAGAAATTAAACCTCCATTCATTGGCATCATCATTCTTTAGCCTTGATGGAGATTGTTCCCACAACATTGTTCTTtacttaaataattattgtaatcacGATTCGCATTGCACAGGAAATGCTACTCGACCCGTAACTTACTTTTGAGGGGTACTGTAGAATACCCAATACCCCCTTTCTTTTTGCATAGGGATGTCTAGGTTGCCCTCTTGGGTTTTGGTCATAGTAATTGCCCTTGCAGGGTTTAGGCCCAGTAGCTCCAAACCTGTGGGGGCAATTATtatgttttaaataatttattacaaagtTGACAGTAAAGATGACATGAGCTAGTTAAAGTTAAGTTCACCACtggtcattaattttttccttcctccCTGGTCTCCTCATAAACTGACTGTCCTTACCCATGAAATCCCTTTAGAATTTTCACAACAGTCAGAATTAATATCACCTCACCAAGTTTGAGTGGATTTATCTGATAATCTTTTAAGCAACGATAGTTGACACTCTTGTTAAATTTATTGGTTTACAGGGAACTGATTACTTGCCATGATCTCCGAGGTATCttcaatttgttattattcttatttgtCTTTTGCATAGGGTGCCAGGATGGTTCgtgaattatttgaaatggcAAGGACAAAGAAGGCATgcataattttctttgatgaAATTGATGCTATTGGAGGTAAAGATGATGCCCTCAGTGTTATGCTTGCCTGTCTCCAGTAGTTCAAATGTTGCACATTGATATCCAGAATATAAATCACCATCTGTCAGAGTATGTACTCAGAAAACTCTTTGCTGTCCATCCTTTGAACAATTGCTGCCAAGTCCAAAACAGCTTCCACAAGTGGTTCCAAATATGACCAAGTTTTCAAGAATTTGAGCCAAGCACTTTGCTCATGTCATCTGCATGTTCCATAATCTTATGGATGCACTCaaatgatgcaatgaagccattgaaatgttTGTCTTTAAGcttaaaatagttttaattCTCCAAACCCATTGGAAGCTTACAAAATTTAATCATTCAATGTTGTTAAAATTGTGTCAGTGTTAtataaaacacttttttctCTTGTGCATAGCAACCTCCCacgtgcatccataactcaacAGCCACACGCTATTCATGAACTGATTGTTAATTTGAACAGTCATGGACAATTTCAAATCTTCTTCGGTGCACGAACATTTTCCTACTTCAAGTCAGAAGGTGTTTCTGCATCAGCTATTTCTTACCTCATCACTCTCCATTAGGAACTCGATTTGATGATGGGGCTGGCGGTGACAATGAGGTGCAAAGAACCATGTTGGAACTTATCAATCAGTTGGATGGGTTTGACCCGAGAGGAAATATCAAAGTTCTCATGGCAACAAATAGGTGAGGGGGTCTTAaggactctttttttttttagtgcaATGCAATATCATCTATGTAGACTATAGAATTTTACTGTTAGCTTTGAAGACAATTTACCTGTGTTGCAGGCcaacaaaagcaacaaatcTTAATGAAATTGAAAGCAATGAATTGTGTCATGAGAAATTTTAGGTCTATCTCGAAGAAGTGATATCTTTTCACACAAATCAGCACTGCTATTTAATAAAACACTAGGTTCATGGTTTTAGCTCAGTGTCTATCCctttttatataataacccaagtaattctcgcattctaattggttctcgcctatgatctattagaggacagacgcacagatgacgacagcgctcgattcaagtttttttgaattttttgaattttgaatttggaccaatcacaattctttgctaagcatagcaaccaatcagttcgcttcattttttatagacaaaAGAttacgtcagtgctattttcgtgtctgtcaaagtggcgaaatttcaaataaaagggcatttttttcgtgtattttaatttttttattatataaaacaaatagattccatgttgccgtgcgtctgttcagtaatagatcacagaggacgtcaaaatgtggtaagaacatcagtgacacactcggctgcgcctcgtgtgccacttttttgttcttaccacattttgacgtcatctgtgatctattactgaacagacgcacggcaacatggaatctatttgttaattatataataacacaagttattctcgcattctgattggttctcgcctatgatctattagaggacagacgcatagatgacgacagcgcttgattaaatttttttaaaagtttttgaattttgaatttgaaccaatcgcaattctttgctaagcatagcaaccaatcagttcgcttcattttgtatagacgtaagatcacgtcagtgctattttcgtgtccgacaaagtggcgaaatttgaaataaaaaggcattttttttccgcatattttaatatttcataGTGCAATGCAATATCAATAGAATCTAATTTTGGCAAGTGATGGTGGACATGTTTGAGGGAGCATCAAAATTTTGAGACGGAAGTATTTGAAATCATTGCGCtttattgtcattgtcatcatcatgataataacaataacattaatagtaataacatgATTCCGTGGTCTTTAGTTAGGGCACTTACCTCTTTTGTCAGGACGAGCTGACTGAATCTGCCAGTCCGCAGATGTAGTGCATAGGATCTGCCAAACTAAGAGAGTTGCATATTTGCAAGGTGGTCTTCCTTCTAGAACAGGATCAGTTTGGCCAGAAACACTCTCAGTGTGGCAAAGCAGATGCATTCTATTAGCAAACTGGCTGATCCAACCAGCCAGTGCTGACAAATAGTAAAAGCCCTGAGATAAAGTAACGCAAAAGATATCTTCTACTGAGGTTGTTGATGAATCCTCCGTAAGTGTGGTGAATATCACATCTTAACTTGTGTCATTATTGAGAGACAATACAAGCAAGCTTGAGGGAGTAATGAGAATTTCCATTGGGCAGTTATTGAGAGTTTGCACTATGGATTTGAAATCTTAATcttaataggccattttggaaaataccATACTTCtgtccaaattttgcataagcattgtttcagattttttcttgggaccattgtaagtcccaagagaatTAGAGTATTATGATATTTTCCGAATATCTATCCTGTTGTCCTTCGTAGACCAGACACACTTGATCCTGCTCTCACAAGACCAGGAAGACTGGACAGAAAAGTTGAGTTCAGCTTGCCTGATCTGGAGGTatgtgtgttttgttttgtttgttgttgttggtgttgttttttttgtgtgtagTGTAGTCTAAAAGAACTATGAATGTACAAACTAGACTTCAGAGCGGAGAACGTCCATTGTTCGCAACATTGCAACAGCATATTTGCCAAGCACGTCCTGCAGtaatgattatgatgatgagAATGATAAGAACCTTTTTTTCACTCTCGGAAACTGATGAGAGCTGATTGGGTTCCTAGCTACTAGTTCCTAGCTACTAGTTCCTAGCTACTAGAATAGCTAGTATGCCTTGTCGTAATTGCAATCGGGTTGTCTATTATCTTCACAGGGTAGAGGTCACATATTCAAAATCCATGCTCGATCTATGAGTGTTGAGCGGGATATTCGGTACGAACTGCTGGCGAGACTGTGTCCAAACACCACAGGTCAGTCATTAAATAGACTATTGCTGAGCTCCCCTCAGtctatttttcaaagcgagtctaagtgtcattttctattgtattgacccataagcctcgtctgcatgcagccTTGAATAAgagaagctttgcctgcagaCGTCACTCACTAGAAGTCTTCCATATTGTTTTTAGGGGCTGAGATTAGGAGCGTTTGCACGGAAGCTGGCATGTTTGCCATTCGGTCTAGAAGAAAAGTAAGTGAACGTAAATCGATTTTGAGGTCAACTGTAAAGAAATGTTTCTATCATTTGGACCGTGGCGTGGTTGTCGAGGAGACCTCTCTGTTGTCGAGGAAGTAGCTGACCTCCTCTGTCGCTACTTGTACTTTTCATACCTCACAGTTCAATTGACGAAGTGTTTtacctttgtttattttttaggttGCAACGGAGAAGGATTTCCTAGAAGCCGTGAACAAAGTTGTCAAAGCTTATGCCAAGTTTAGCGCGACTCCCCGTTACATGACTTACAACTGAACAAGAAAAGATAGTTAGATAAAAATCGGTTTTCGTCCATTATGCTTGTGATTTGATCTTGTCCTTAGCGTTGCAGCTATGTAAAATATACATTTTCATGCAAGTTGTTTATATGTTTATATTCGAAAATAAGATGTggttggtttccatatgactTCGCGGAAGTCATATTGCTACGGAAACCCCTAAACTAAAAAAAGAAGCGTCCGCCATTTTATGCCCCAAATTGTTATTGCGAGAATTGACTTCTCTTTTTAATCTAAGAATTTAATTCGTTTCTGTTTAAAACAGCGCCGATATCAATGGTGAAACCAAGAGTTTCATTTATCCTTGCTGTCCGCAGCAATAATTTTCCTAGTTGTGGGTGTGTTTTGTCTTTTCCTCGATTTCTCTCTCTATAGGGATTGGTTTCGTTCGTTTCTGGTTGCTGTTCGTCGCTCAAAGACACTCACGTTCGATGTGACATCTTTATTCCAATCGGTTGTTCACATGTTAGGAACCAAGAGTGGTTTGAGGGGAACTGATGTGCGGTGCAAAGCGCAGAATTTGGTCCATTATTCTACCCAGACGTAAACTATCGATTCTCAGCAAAAATCTAAAAGCTCTACTGAGATTCACAAAAatagatttttttaaaattgtttccgGGTTTTCTGGGAAAGAACGCGAAGACAGAGCTGCCGAAAAGCCGAGATATAGAATGGCATGTGCCGTTAACGGTCAACGGCAGATGGTTATCCTACTGACAATAGCATTGGTTTGGTTTTTGATAATTCTTGGCTGCCACGTCGAGATATTGAGCAGCTTCTCagaagataatttttttgtgctcATGCATTCATCTATTGGACCGAATTTGAGATGCATCCTCTCGTTCCATGAACGCGAATTGGGGCCATGAGGAATCGAAGACCTCACGAGTCATCTCGAAATGTTACTGTGTGACTAAATATAGGATTACTTTCCTCgatggaatttgatcatcCTGATGAAAGAAGCCATAAGTTGACTTTGAAGATGACGTCTGCTCAGCatgttgaaacgtcagtcactaccCAACAGTTGTTCTCAGGAATGCTTTCACCCGGACGATCAATTTGCATCGAGGTAGGtgactcctgggttcaaataGGAGCTCATCACTTGGACCGTGGAACTTCCCCACATTCTTGGCTTGGCGTTTTCAGAGACTGAGTtgtttttagatcgaattttcCATGAATGAGACTACCGTGGAAGCGTTATGTCCAATAACTAGAACAAATTTGACGCCATTGAGTCACTGAGCAGGGACTGCCTTTCTTCAGGGACCGCAGAGCAAGGTGAAAAGTGGGAGGGCTgacaattgaaaataatttttttcatatcgaaaatcgaaaaaaagaattaaagtCATAGTTTTTGATTTGTTCTGTCACGTGACTTTGCATACTTTATCCAGTCTTTGTTGTTCTTTATGGGTCGGCATTAGTGAAGATACCGAAATTCTTCActtaagtctttttttttattttgatttgtcttctttttagCGCACAAAGTTGGGGCGGGGCGCTACCAGCCCCTCCCGCTCCGCGGTCCCtgttctttcacaaaagaaaaggtattccAGAAATAGATCGGCCTATAAAAATGGCGTGACATAGGCTAAGTAGGGGAGTTGTATGCTCCAACTTACCGGCTCCTCGTTCAAACCATTTCTGTTTCATGGCattgttttattgtaatttgCAATAAATAACGATACCTCTAACgggaaaaatattttagtgCACTCAGATTTAAATAACAATACCGTTGATCGAAAAGTATTTTGTTGCATTTAAACCTATTTTTGGCCATctttactaaaataagcagtaagATGAGGAGCAGAAGTTATCTTATGAGGATGATAAAAACTTCTCGATgtagaaagagagaaaatctAACCCTGCTGTTTTCTGATGTCGACTTAAGGCCTTTTACTCACTTGTTAACGAAATAGAATGAAAGAATTTTGTCGTGTTGACACGTATTTTACCGTATTTCCAATCGAAGTTTCTGGAGTAAACATCGACCTTATAAAATGCGCATGAGTGGAGCCAAGCTATATGTACAAaggcctggggcccgtttctcgaaagtcccgagaacttttcgggcccgaaaagccagtcgTAAAACTatgacctgcttattctgtaaagcttgtcttttcatatgttgtaaagggaataaaaataaaaataactgcaaagtttcgtgcctcgagacgccttcgttttgaagatacaaagagaattgtgtcacccgaaatacgcccgaaaagtttcgggactttcgagaaacaggcccctggtcaCTATTCCAACCGGAAATCTCGTCTCAAATGAACAACTTCCAGGGCCTGGGTACCAAAGATAAATGGTTATGCGATAAATCAATCGGATAAAGATATTACTTTctcttttccttgtttctGAAATCTGCGGCTCCTTTAATTCTGTGTATAGCAGATGATACGGATTGGGAATACAATCAATGGTGCCATTGTAAATGTGGTACTAGCTAAAGTGAAAGCCTCACATGGATCATGTCTTTTTTCAGATGTGCATTCTTTCGAGAACCGTGTACATGTGTAAGTACATTTTAATTTGGTCCTTTTTCTGTGGGTCGAAATTTACACTTAAATTATTACAACTATCGTGTTACGGCATTAACCCATTAGCACTGTTGACGAGTTACATCTTAGCATTTAGTTCACTCAAATTTCTTGTAATTTCTAGCTGCGATCTCTCGGCCAAGATTTAAAGTAATATGTGTAGGGAATTGTACGTTTTTAATATGGATTGTGAGTTGGTGTCTTTCAACCTTTTTAATCTTTACATTGATGGTAAACGTTTTGGCAATTTAAAAATGAACTTCAATTGGAGCGACTGTTTACATCAATTTATTGTTAGCGAGATTCGCATTTATTTCCTCGTTATTTTGGCCTTATATTGCCAGTTGGTTCATTATATAGACTTTTAGGTGTTCGTTTGACTTAACCAGGAGTGAAGCACATCGGCGAAATTCTGGGCAGTTTAACGATTTAACCAGTGTTGATAATCAGACGTGAAGAGTTCATTTCCTCGTGAAATGCAAAGAAGCTGTATAGCAAAGAGAATGTTATTGTTCCCTAAAAATCGCATCAATTCCCACTGTTTCATGCATTTTATGCTTTCATGACTCATGATTTGCAAACTTCTTGTTAGATTTCTAAGAAATCCAGAATTGGAAAAACTACTATTTGGTCAGTCAGAATGTTAATTTCCCAATTTAGccgtaataacaataattatctcTGCATTGTCCTTGAGGAGGAAAATTATctactccttttttttttcattcacacTTTCAAAAGCCTATGACAGGTGAATCTGATTCCTTTTGAAATGCTAAAGAGTAGTAAGTTTCCTTTAAGTGCAAAATAGATGTATGAAACAATggtttttataaatttgcaaaattgcaACAGTAAACACGCGCTTTCAATTTCTGGAGTTACATGGTTGTAAACTCAAGTTTGCTATTTATTGATCATGTTACATAGTTATTATGACTTTTTCTGCTGAACCGAAAGACATTATAATGATGTAAAAAAATTGGTGAGGAAGTGGGAAACAATAGACAATAGTCTAGTCAGTGTGTGATGACTaagaaaatttcaaggaaTTATCGACAAACGTATGTAACCTGTTCATGTTCATCTACATGCTCTAGCCCTCAAAGTTGGTGGTAACTGTTAAGCAGTTTGGTGGTAACTGTTAAGCAGTTTGGGAGTACTTCTGCACACTTATCATCAAATTATACAAAGTTCTTAAAATTATATTTGACATGATTAGAAGGGATTTCAAAGAGTGCTTTGCTGTAAAAGGAGCATAATTTGGTGTGTAGTATTTTTGTGTCTGGAATGACAAGTCCTAAAgtaataatcatttttttttttgagaaattgcAGGGTATTCTTTAGTGCCGttgttgagtttgtttgtCATTATTCTGCACTGGGAGTTTTTTCTCTGGGTGCCAGTGAAACTACCTAACTCTTCCATAAATTCACACTTTtgtctaataataatattattgtgttaCCCAATGACTTTATTCCCAGGTAATTTCAGGTAATATGatctttttcagctttttataaatttgaaaatacctTTTTACCTTTCAAATGTAATTATCATATAAggaaaggggattagtttctgaagaaactgtggtgctgcgtcggtgggggagtgatacacgaaaatttggtttatcaacagagttgataatgcaaattgaccaccgtacagagattgaaaagctgacatttcgagcgttagcccttcttcagagcaaatgacgaagggctaacgctcaaaacgtgAACTTTAATTATCATATACTTGCAGCTGagttatttattcatttttcgtAATATCGTGGAGCATTTTTTACATGAGTGActtaaaagaatgtttttcCCCCCCAGTTTTCCGCGTacaataggccattttggaaaataccataatagtttttgtttgtccccccaaattttgcgtaagcattgtttttgttttctctaggGACTATTGTaattcccaagagaaactggaaacaatgcttatgcaaaatttggagaGACAAACATAGAGTATCATGGTATTTTCTTAAGTGGCCTATTCAGGCTATTCGTGTTGTTAACAAAGCGCTGTTGTTCTTCAGGTACAACTGTGATAAGATCTGAAAACTTCGGAACTCAAGATGAGAAAGGTGAAATGCGTATTGGTGGGCGACGAAAATGTCGATAAGCGAGAACTTTTCATCAAATATGTCGCCATGATGAATGCTGAATGCGAATCAGCAACTGAAGATGTGGAAACGACGTCAAACGCAGGGAGAACAAACCAAGGTCAATTGAATGATGCATTTAAAAATGGAGATAAAAAAGACAGTAAAAGAAGCACGATGCGAGGTAGTTACGAGCCATCACAACCGAACTTCCGGGTCATTCATAGCAGGGATGAGAGAGGCAGCGTGACGAGTTCAGAGTCACCCGAGGAAGCTAACGACATTTGGTCTGGCACCGTTACCATTGatggacgtcagtttttcgTAGATGTGCGTGACGCTCCCTGTAACGCAGCTTTTGATAACATCAGACGAGACAATTACCCGGATACGgacgttttccttgtttgtttttccgtTGTTCGTTTGTTGTCGTGGGAGaacgttttgaaaaaatgGATACCAGAAATTCAAAAGATCTGCCCCATAACTCCGTTTATTTTAGTCGGAACGCAAACAGAATGGCGCGAACTCTTGGACGAAAGAGATCCTTCCAGAAGACCGATTCATACTGTAACGGGAGAGTCTTTTGCCCATCAGGTCGGTGGTGTAAAGTACATGGAGTGTTCCACTAGTGATAATGAAATTAGGACAATTTTTGATACCGCTGTGCGCGTGAGTACGATGGATCGTATGAAACTCTCCACGTATTCGCCCGAATTTGAAACAGATGGAAGCACTTTGCTTCACCGCGCTGCTAAACTCAATCATATCCCATCTCTGGAAATCCTCGTGGATACAATCGACCTGACAGTCAAGGACAAACAGTTTCTTACTGCCTTAGACGTCGCGCTGAAAGAGGACAACTTGGACGCAACGCGCTTCCTCATTGAGAGCGGCTGCGAGATGCTCGCTCCTCCAGAACGCTGGAGGAGAGTGTGCGAATTCTGGATCGATGATAGCGCTGACTCTGAGCAAGTGGTGAATAGCGACATTACTGAGTTCACAAGACAGTTAACGTTCTTTT
This sequence is a window from Acropora palmata chromosome 6, jaAcrPala1.3, whole genome shotgun sequence. Protein-coding genes within it:
- the LOC141883875 gene encoding 26S proteasome regulatory subunit 7; its protein translation is MPDYLGKDQRKTKDDDVKDEKPIQALDEGDIEILKTYGAGLYSRSIKKVEDDIQGALKKVNELTGIKESDTGLAPPALWDLAADKQTLQGEQPLQVARCTKIINADTDDAKYVINVKQFAKFVVDLGDQVAPTDIEEGMRVGVDRNKYQIHIPLPPKIDPTVTMMQVEEKPDVTYSDVGGCKEQIEKLREVVEIPLLHPERFVNLGIEPPKGVLLFGPPGTGKTLCARAVANRTDACFIRVIGSELVQKYVGEGARMVRELFEMARTKKACIIFFDEIDAIGGTRFDDGAGGDNEVQRTMLELINQLDGFDPRGNIKVLMATNRPDTLDPALTRPGRLDRKVEFSLPDLEGRGHIFKIHARSMSVERDIRYELLARLCPNTTGAEIRSVCTEAGMFAIRSRRKVATEKDFLEAVNKVVKAYAKFSATPRYMTYN